One window from the genome of Esox lucius isolate fEsoLuc1 chromosome 23, fEsoLuc1.pri, whole genome shotgun sequence encodes:
- the prkcq gene encoding protein kinase C theta type, with translation MSPFLRIGFLSFEMDPGLAYHEEVVNPYCAVYMKEAIDTEKGQVYKQKKPTMYPPWSSTFDAHVHRGRVMQVVVKDKTAELKSEATVQLDSLATRCKKENGKLEIWVELKPQGRLLMEARYFLEKSDATGSGEGDGFGERDRDPGHFALHARRGAIKQAKIHEVKCHEFSATFFPQPTFCSVCKEFVWGLNKQGYQCRQCNAAIHKKCIDKIIAKCTGSAINSKETMIHKERFKIDMPHRFKVYNYKSPTFCEHCGTLLWGLAKQGLKCEECSMNVHHKCQKKVANLCGVNQKLMAEALAVIETKQQSRGSRESEIYSREGPVGVDQSGVMREPSGPAATLPAPTTERREQQGISWDTPVEKGRPGIDAEPLYAVPRKEPHKFTLDNFILHKMLGKGSFGKVFLAELKSSGEFFAVKALKKDVVLMDDDVECTMVERRVLSLACDHPFLTHLHCTFQTRENLFFVMEYLNGGDLMFHIQNCQKFDVQRSTFYAAEIICGLQFLHSKGIVYRDLKLDNVLLDSEGHIKIADFGMCKENMLGDTRTSTFCGTPDYIAPEILLGQKYSSSVDWWSFGVLLYEMLIGQSPFHGHDEEELFQSIRTDDPCYPRWLAKDAQDILIKLFVREPERRLGMKGNIRQHAFFNDTDWTALENREVEPPFRPTVKSPGDVSNFDKEFINEKPRLSCADRTLINSVDQTMFNNFSFVHPAMNRIKGP, from the exons ATGTCTCCATTCCTGCGAATCGGATTCTTGAGCTTTGAGATGGACCCGGGTTTGGCCTATCATGAAGAGGTGGTCAACCCATACTGCGCCGTCTACATGAAAGAAGCCATAGACACAG AGAAGGGCCAGGTGTACAAGCAAAAGAAGCCCACCATGTACCCCCCCTGGAGCAGCACGTTCGACGCCCACGTCCACCGAGGCCGTGTCATGCAGGTGGTGGTGAAGGATAAGACCGCTGAGCTGAAGTCCGAAGCCACGGTGCAGCTGGACAGCCTGGCCACACGCTGCAAGAAGGAGAACGGCAAGCTGGAGATCTGG GTAGAGCTGAAGCCCCAGGGTCGTCTTCTAATGGAGGCCCGTTACTTCCTGGAGAAGAGTG ACGCCACAGGTTCAGGTGAGGGAGATGGATTCGGGGAGAGAGACCGCGACCCGGGACACTTTGCCCTTCATGCCCGTCGTGGAGCCATCAAACAGGCCAAGATACACGAGGTCAAATGTCACGAATTCAGCGCCACCTTCTTCCCCCAGCCCACGTTCTGCTCCGTCTGTAAGGAGTTTGTCTG GGGCCTGAATAAGCAGGGTTATCAGTGTAGAC AGTGCAATGCTGCCATCCATAAGAAATGTATTGACAAAATCATTGCCAAGTGCACAGGTTCAGCCATCAACAGCAAAGAGACCATG ATCCACAAGGAGCGCTTTAAAATCGACATGCCGCACAGGTTTAAGGTGTACAACTACAAGAGCCCCACGTTCTGCGAACACTGTGGAACACTACTGTGGGGTCTGGCCAAGCAAGGACTCAAGTGTGAGG AATGTAGCATGAATGTCCATCATAAGTGCCAGAAGAAGGTGGCGAACCTGTGCGGTGTCAACCAGAAACTGATGGCTGAAGCCCTGGCCGTAATCGAGACTAAACAGCAG TCCCGGGGCtcaagagagagtgagatctATAGTCGAGAGGGCCCAGTGGGTGTGGACCAGTCAGGGGTCATGAGGGAACCATCAGGCCCAGCAGCAACTCTCCCTGCACCCACTACTGAACGAAGAG AGCAGCAGGGTATATCGTGGGACACTCCGGTGGAGAAGGGCAGGCCTGGGATAGACGCTGAGCCGCTTTACGCCGTCCCCAGGAAAGAACCGCACAAGTTCACCCTCGACAACTTCATCCTCCACAAAATGCTGGGAAAAGGCAGTTTTGGCAAG GTGTTTCTGGCCGAACTGAAGAGCAGTGGAGAGTTCTTTGCGGTGAAGGCTCTGAAAAAAGATGTGGTTCTGATGGATGATGATGTGGAGTGCACAATGGTGGAGAGGAGAGTACTCTCTCTGGCCTGCGATCATCCCTTCCTCACACATCTACACTGCACGTTCCAGACCAgg GAGAACCTGTTCTTTGTGATGGAGTATCTGAACGGCGGCGACCTCATGTTCCACATCCAGAACTGTCAAAAGTTTGATGTTCAGAGGTCTAC GTTCTATGCTGCTGAGATCATCTGTGGGCTCCAGTTTCTCCACTCGAAAGGCATTGTGTACAGGGATCTGAAACTGGACAACGTGCTGCTGGACTCAGAAGGCCACATTAAGATAGCAGACTTCGGGATGTGTAAAGAGAACATGCTGGGAGACACGAGGACGTCCACCTTCTGTGGAACACCTGATTACATCGCCCCAGAG ATCCTGCTGGGCCAGAAGTACAGCAGCTCAGTGGATTGGTGGTCGTTTGGGGTCCTGCTGTACGAGATGCTGATTGGCCAGTCTCCATTCCATGGCCATGATGAGGAGGAGCTGTTCCAGTCCATCAGGACTGACGACCCCTGTTACCCCCGTTGGTTGGCCAAAGACGCACAAGATATCCTcatcaag CTGTTTGTGCGGGAGCcagagaggagactgggaatGAAGGGTAACATCCGTCAACACGCCTTCTTCAACGACACAGACTGGACCGCCCTGGAGAACCGAGAGGTGGAGCCGCCCTTTAGGCCAACTGTG AAGTCCCCGGGTGACgtcagcaactttgacaaggagTTTATCAATGAGAAACCAAGGCTGTCCTGTGCAGACCGTACCCTTATCAACAGTGTGGATCAAACTATGTTCAACAACTTCTCATTTGTTCATCCAGCCATGAACCGCATAAAAGGGCCATGA